Proteins encoded by one window of Mustela erminea isolate mMusErm1 chromosome 5, mMusErm1.Pri, whole genome shotgun sequence:
- the LOC116589910 gene encoding transmembrane protein 202-like isoform X2 — MEKRQNLVLTFHNPKAPKIQGNRKYQRVRSKHLNVTMPPQRRQQHVDQTHIYIRMFCGSLCGFGLLMLICSTPLSWVQFLVIKNGFELYAGLWISCSHELCWSGTPKPPYYLQISRAFFLISLFSIVVALAWLISSCLPRRGLITNLDLKVSVLSFIAAISLLLCLVLFLAQVHWHAKDALEPDFLWAYHINWWSDFLYTFSGIISFLNHITFRLPSLDRNVSAVPKEQSRLGVGPVTTVVPDEDESLRSDMESTIEEEKTTPESESEQSW; from the exons ATGGAGAAGAGGCAAAATTTAGTCTTGACCTTCCATAATCCCAAGGCTCCCAAAATTCAGGGGAACCGGAAATACCAAAGGGTGAGGAG CAAACATCTGAATGTCACGATGCCACCCCAGAGGCGGCAGCAGCATGTGGATCAGACACACATCTACATCCGAATGTTCTGTGGCAGCCTGTGTGGTTTTGGTCTCCTAATGTTGATCTGCTCAACCCCACTGAGCTGGGTGCAATTCCTGGTGATCAAGAATGGCTTTGAGCTCTACGCAGGACTCTGGATCTCATGCAGCCATGAACTGTGCTGGAGCGGCACACCCAAACCACCCT ATTACCTTCAAATTTCCAGGgctttcttcctcatctctctcttctccataGTCGTTGCCCTTGCCTGGCTCATCAGCTCTTGCCTGCCCAGAAGAGGCTTAATCACCAACTTGGATCTGAAGGTCTCCGTGCTCAGCTTCATTGCAG CCatctccctgctcctctgcctcGTCCTATTTCTGGCACAGGTTCACTGGCATGCTAAGGATGCCTTGGAGCCTGATTTCCTATGGGCCTATCATATTAATTGGTGGAGTGACTTCTTATACACGTTTTCTG GGATCATCTCCTTCCTCAACCACATAACTTTCAGACTTCCTTCCCTTGATCGAAATGTCAGTGCAGTTCCCAAAGAGCAGTCAAGGCTGGGGGTTGGCCCAGTGACTACAGTAGTACCTGATGAAGATGAAAGTTTAAGGTCTGATATGGAATCTACAattgaggaagagaaaacaaccCCAGAATCAGAGTCAGAACAGTCATGGTGA
- the LOC116589910 gene encoding transmembrane protein 202-like isoform X3: MEKRQNLVLTFHNPKAPKIQGNRKYQRRRQQHVDQTHIYIRMFCGSLCGFGLLMLICSTPLSWVQFLVIKNGFELYAGLWISCSHELCWSGTPKPPYYLQISRAFFLISLFSIVVALAWLISSCLPRRGLITNLDLKVSVLSFIAAISLLLCLVLFLAQVHWHAKDALEPDFLWAYHINWWSDFLYTFSGIISFLNHITFRLPSLDRNVSAVPKEQSRLGVGPVTTVVPDEDESLRSDMESTIEEEKTTPESESEQSW; the protein is encoded by the exons ATGGAGAAGAGGCAAAATTTAGTCTTGACCTTCCATAATCCCAAGGCTCCCAAAATTCAGGGGAACCGGAAATACCAAAGG AGGCGGCAGCAGCATGTGGATCAGACACACATCTACATCCGAATGTTCTGTGGCAGCCTGTGTGGTTTTGGTCTCCTAATGTTGATCTGCTCAACCCCACTGAGCTGGGTGCAATTCCTGGTGATCAAGAATGGCTTTGAGCTCTACGCAGGACTCTGGATCTCATGCAGCCATGAACTGTGCTGGAGCGGCACACCCAAACCACCCT ATTACCTTCAAATTTCCAGGgctttcttcctcatctctctcttctccataGTCGTTGCCCTTGCCTGGCTCATCAGCTCTTGCCTGCCCAGAAGAGGCTTAATCACCAACTTGGATCTGAAGGTCTCCGTGCTCAGCTTCATTGCAG CCatctccctgctcctctgcctcGTCCTATTTCTGGCACAGGTTCACTGGCATGCTAAGGATGCCTTGGAGCCTGATTTCCTATGGGCCTATCATATTAATTGGTGGAGTGACTTCTTATACACGTTTTCTG GGATCATCTCCTTCCTCAACCACATAACTTTCAGACTTCCTTCCCTTGATCGAAATGTCAGTGCAGTTCCCAAAGAGCAGTCAAGGCTGGGGGTTGGCCCAGTGACTACAGTAGTACCTGATGAAGATGAAAGTTTAAGGTCTGATATGGAATCTACAattgaggaagagaaaacaaccCCAGAATCAGAGTCAGAACAGTCATGGTGA
- the LOC116589910 gene encoding transmembrane protein 202-like isoform X4 yields MEKRQNLVLTFHNPKAPKIQGNRKYQRPTLPVSKHLNVTMPPQRRQQHVDQTHIYIRMFCGSLCGFGLLMLICSTPLSWVQFLVIKNGFELYAGLWISCSHELCWSGTPKPPFVALAWLISSCLPRRGLITNLDLKVSVLSFIAAISLLLCLVLFLAQVHWHAKDALEPDFLWAYHINWWSDFLYTFSGIISFLNHITFRLPSLDRNVSAVPKEQSRLGVGPVTTVVPDEDESLRSDMESTIEEEKTTPESESEQSW; encoded by the exons ATGGAGAAGAGGCAAAATTTAGTCTTGACCTTCCATAATCCCAAGGCTCCCAAAATTCAGGGGAACCGGAAATACCAAAGG CCTACCCTCCCTGTCAGCAAACATCTGAATGTCACGATGCCACCCCAGAGGCGGCAGCAGCATGTGGATCAGACACACATCTACATCCGAATGTTCTGTGGCAGCCTGTGTGGTTTTGGTCTCCTAATGTTGATCTGCTCAACCCCACTGAGCTGGGTGCAATTCCTGGTGATCAAGAATGGCTTTGAGCTCTACGCAGGACTCTGGATCTCATGCAGCCATGAACTGTGCTGGAGCGGCACACCCAAACCACCCT TCGTTGCCCTTGCCTGGCTCATCAGCTCTTGCCTGCCCAGAAGAGGCTTAATCACCAACTTGGATCTGAAGGTCTCCGTGCTCAGCTTCATTGCAG CCatctccctgctcctctgcctcGTCCTATTTCTGGCACAGGTTCACTGGCATGCTAAGGATGCCTTGGAGCCTGATTTCCTATGGGCCTATCATATTAATTGGTGGAGTGACTTCTTATACACGTTTTCTG GGATCATCTCCTTCCTCAACCACATAACTTTCAGACTTCCTTCCCTTGATCGAAATGTCAGTGCAGTTCCCAAAGAGCAGTCAAGGCTGGGGGTTGGCCCAGTGACTACAGTAGTACCTGATGAAGATGAAAGTTTAAGGTCTGATATGGAATCTACAattgaggaagagaaaacaaccCCAGAATCAGAGTCAGAACAGTCATGGTGA
- the LOC116589910 gene encoding transmembrane protein 202-like isoform X1, which translates to MEKRQNLVLTFHNPKAPKIQGNRKYQRPTLPVSKHLNVTMPPQRRQQHVDQTHIYIRMFCGSLCGFGLLMLICSTPLSWVQFLVIKNGFELYAGLWISCSHELCWSGTPKPPYYLQISRAFFLISLFSIVVALAWLISSCLPRRGLITNLDLKVSVLSFIAAISLLLCLVLFLAQVHWHAKDALEPDFLWAYHINWWSDFLYTFSGIISFLNHITFRLPSLDRNVSAVPKEQSRLGVGPVTTVVPDEDESLRSDMESTIEEEKTTPESESEQSW; encoded by the exons ATGGAGAAGAGGCAAAATTTAGTCTTGACCTTCCATAATCCCAAGGCTCCCAAAATTCAGGGGAACCGGAAATACCAAAGG CCTACCCTCCCTGTCAGCAAACATCTGAATGTCACGATGCCACCCCAGAGGCGGCAGCAGCATGTGGATCAGACACACATCTACATCCGAATGTTCTGTGGCAGCCTGTGTGGTTTTGGTCTCCTAATGTTGATCTGCTCAACCCCACTGAGCTGGGTGCAATTCCTGGTGATCAAGAATGGCTTTGAGCTCTACGCAGGACTCTGGATCTCATGCAGCCATGAACTGTGCTGGAGCGGCACACCCAAACCACCCT ATTACCTTCAAATTTCCAGGgctttcttcctcatctctctcttctccataGTCGTTGCCCTTGCCTGGCTCATCAGCTCTTGCCTGCCCAGAAGAGGCTTAATCACCAACTTGGATCTGAAGGTCTCCGTGCTCAGCTTCATTGCAG CCatctccctgctcctctgcctcGTCCTATTTCTGGCACAGGTTCACTGGCATGCTAAGGATGCCTTGGAGCCTGATTTCCTATGGGCCTATCATATTAATTGGTGGAGTGACTTCTTATACACGTTTTCTG GGATCATCTCCTTCCTCAACCACATAACTTTCAGACTTCCTTCCCTTGATCGAAATGTCAGTGCAGTTCCCAAAGAGCAGTCAAGGCTGGGGGTTGGCCCAGTGACTACAGTAGTACCTGATGAAGATGAAAGTTTAAGGTCTGATATGGAATCTACAattgaggaagagaaaacaaccCCAGAATCAGAGTCAGAACAGTCATGGTGA